One Misgurnus anguillicaudatus chromosome 5, ASM2758022v2, whole genome shotgun sequence genomic window, CTCTGTCACCTGCAGGGCGGCTCCACTGAGCTGCACAATATATTTAGCTGCTTGAAGACTGTTGATTCtttaaatgtaagtaaaaaTTTTTGGAATAAGTCTTTaaaaccctgtctgtgaaatacaggctaaagtctcatcatCTAACTATGTGAAAAGAAGCATAAAGGTTCATTttcctcattgatttcaatctttgctATGACCTTATTTGCTTAATATTGAAGATATCAAGataatattttcacagaatgttctttatattatattatgaaTTTATGCCGAACACAGTAAttcataaaaacattacttttcaCAGACTGAGTCACATTTATTTGCCTTCAGGCGTgacgtttattttttatgtccggatggataaattaaatgtaaaagggttaaaatttcaaaataaatttgcagattacttgtattctcttttttgaggaccaagtctaaatttccggttttcatttaattttgaaagaatatttggcagataattgcaaaaatgtcaatgtggtgtaaccggtctgtgtcaattggtgtaactagtatttttttattaatatatatttataaaaatgtggaataaaatataatcatctactttattgtaatatgatttttttacatacatttttacatatgtcaaagatttttttgaaaacagCGCTGTtgtcagcatatgtcaggaaaaatattacaaaaacacataaaaatttacatatagaaataactaataagatgatattttaaaattattataattttttttatgattacgcttacatgccatcaaggtggataaaatatttaatatttctaattttttggcgcaattggcggttacaccatttgacattttcaggtccattcagtcttaactttcataaaaattgtgcaaatgtaattttttttattgcataaaattaattgtgcattgaaataaacctgatgcatgctttttaaaaagtttttttttctcatcttgccaaaccgtttttgtcactgactcTCAGTCAGCCTAGAATTTTGCAATTAGGTTTTATAAGatttttgtgaattttgtgtttttagctTGTTTTGTTTGCACAGTTTTAACAAAATTGAACCAAACTCTATTCATTCAATTCATTTTTAGATTGATCCTCTGCTGCTGTTGAAAGCTGCGCTTATTCTACAGGCATGTCAGCGATGCCCTCTCGTGTTAGCAGGCTGTATCCTGTACAGGGGCAGGTGAGATATTATATTCaagttttaaagggacaattcagaatatataatatacatatagaTGCATTTGGAAGACTTTGTATGCTTTTATTGTAAAACACTATCAGGCCGTAAATGTGACCCTAGACCACAAAACTGGTCTTAGTAGCATGGttgtatttgtagcaatagccaaaaatgcactgtatgggtcaaaattgtTGATATTTCTTTTATGCCGAAACCCATTaagatattatgtaaagatcatgttccatgaatcATGATAtattgtaaatttcctaccagaaaaatataaaaattttatttttatgaatggATATTAGTCATCAAAATAAATTCATTTGAACATCTTTTATATTTTGCactctcagattccagatttttaaatattgtctTATGCTAACAAACCACGCATccatggaaagcttatttatttaatatttagatTATGTATAAAACTCAATTTCTAAAATTGACCCATATGTCCAATTGCTGACACAAATGTCTTATTGACGTGTCTTAACCATTCCTGTAGTTCAGTTGGTAATGCATTTTGTTAGCgatgcaaaggttgtgggttcgattatcagggaacacgcatactaataaaaaatgagtgcactgtaagtcactttgccaaatgcatgaatcaTTTGTGGGTTGTTCAGGGTGGTGAGTACTCAGATGCCTCCTGACCTGACAGTGAAGGTGATGGTGTACGAGACAGAAACTTACAGCCAGGTACAATCATACACACAGAAGATCATTACATTCACAGACACCTGAGGAATGAGTATGAGAGCGAGCTACACAAGCATGTTCTTCTTGTTTATCTATTACTACAGGACCACAGGGTGACAGCCAATGGCCTGAGCTCATCTGTGGCCACACCCAACTCAGTCACAGTAACTGCACATGTGTTTCTGACGACTACTGAACTGCACATGCTGCGCTGCTCCCCAGTGGATAGAGCATGCAGGTACATCCAAAAAAAGTATGCACGAtgctagggtgttgctaaggtTTTCATGCTAGGTGTTGCTTCAAAAGTCATAAGTTCAACGTTAAAATAAACAGCATtcattgttaaaaatgtattcctTTTTTTCCTGTCCTATGTATTATTTTTAGGTCTCATTGCACTCAACCTCCATGCCAATCTAGAAAGTCCCGCCTCCTGTCACGCACTTTATCTGACATCCGGACCGTAGATACAGACTCACCAAACCTAGAACCCACCCAGTGTCCCTCAATCTCCGATCAGACTACGTCATCCTCTCCCCGCTCCTCTCTTTCTGATGAGATGTGTTTTAGCCCCTCCCCCTCAGTGCTAAACACCCCCCTTCACTCCAGCCTTATGAACCAATCAGAATATTTCACTCCAGAGTTACATGACCAATACACGCCGAATGGCACAAACTTGTCCAAGGAACAATGTTTAATAGAAAGTTTGAATACAAATGATAAAAGAGATATAGATGAGAATCTGGAGACAGGAAGTTTACACTCATGGACCAAAATGAAAAGTGAAGTTGTACATTTAGATCAGGATCTTGGTGAAAATGACAAAGCCCTTAAAAATGGTTATCAGTTGCAGTCGAATTGCCTTGAAAATCATTCAGACGTCTCTTACCATGACAACCAGATTGACAGGACAGAAGGACAGCGATTGGACGCTCACAATCATGTGACCAATAGAAACGACGATACAGATACAGAGAAAGAGGCAAGAGAAAAGAGTGAGCAAGTAGAAAAGTCAAAACAAAGGCATATGGAGAATGACTCCCCATCACATGAGACCCTTGCAGACCCTTCTCTGGTGCGCACAATATTGTACCAGCATAGAGTCAGAGGTCTTGTCCTTGCACTTTTGGTGGAGACGGAATTCAACACGGATGCCACCGCCAGGGAGGAAGTGGTGAGAATCTTGTGGTTGCATATGATTTTGTAAATCTAAAGGAATTCATTGGTCAAAAAAATATTGGCGACAGAACGACACATTTGAATGAAATCTATGAAGTCTTGTTTCTACTGTTATTGCAGTATAACAGCAGTTTGGCATCTCTGAATGGGCTTGAAGCTCATCTGAGGAATACCTCACCCTGGACCCCCAGCAAACCTGAACCCTACACCTTCGCCCACTATGACTGCATTCAAAACACACTTACTAGTGAGTGAAATACCCAGACACATATAAACAGTATCCCACTTCATTACTTACATTAGCATTTAAATttatctatagacggtttcagcagtaacaacataaacacgcggcCTTCGTGGACATCACGTAACTTTcagtaaactctgcgaagaataaataacagcaaagtccttttaaagtagtttatttatataacaagcttatcgcgtcaccgcacttGCGCCCGATGAAGCGGTCTATAAAATGCACTGCAGAGTTGATAATGTACTTTCCCGAATAACACCTACttattattaaaggaatattcaattttcttaaaagaaaaatccagataatttgctcaccaccgtgtcatccaaaatgttgatgtcttcagtcgagaagaaattatgttttttgaggagggcattgcaggatttttctaattttgatggactttaatagagcccaacatttaatacttaacacttgacagtttttttcaacggagtttcaaaggactctaaatgatcccaaacgaggcataagggtcttatctagcgaaacgattgtcatttttgaaaataaaaataaaaaatatatacttttaaaccacaacttttcgtctaggtctggtccagcgcgacctaacgtaaatgcgtagtgacgtagggaggtcacgtgttacatatataaaacgcacatttgcggaccattttaaacaataaactgccacaaagacattaattagtatcagttgacatacaacaacgtaggaacggtcctctttaaagacgcttgtaaacactggggcggagtttcgtgttcgtcctctgtgacctcttgacgtcatgacgtattgcgtggggtcagctggcgcatcactaccggatctacatgacgagaagttgtgctttaaaagtgtatatttgttatttttattgtcaaaaatgacaatcgttttgctagataagacccttatgcctcgtttgggattgtttatagacctttgaaactccgttgaaaaaaactgttaagtgttgagttaagtattaaatgttgggctctattaaagtccattaaaatgagaaaaatcctgcaatgttttcctcaaaaaacataatttcttctcgactgaacaaagaaagacatcaacattttggatgacatggtggtgagtaaattatctggatttttcttttaagaaaatggactaatcctttaacagtgGAAGGTAGCATACATCGTTCAAAGATATGATGCATACTACAAGCTATTGGCTAAGGGGAACCTTATTTTGGCCATCCTACAATTGCACTGTTCAGGCCAGTTCATGACTTCAAGATCATATTCAGAAATGCACATGTACATTAAGATTACAAGCAAGCTGGATATTTAGTTGTGGTTTTGATCGATTTAGCCTAAATACATTTACAGGACAAGGAAATGCATTACACTGATACTAGGATTAGTCATCCACTCAGACTatgttttttgctttttaaaggtgcagtgtgtacattttagcggcatctagagGTAAGGTTggaaattgcaaccaatggctcagtccactgctcacccctggcttttgaaacgcatagagaagctacagtagctgccaccagacaaacatgttatCTTCGGagacaaatttgtaaaaactttgtccattaagggcttctgtagaaacatggcagcacaaaatggcgacttccatgtaaggggaccctcagtatgtagataaaaacatctcattctaaagtaataaaaacttaacagttcattatgaaaggtctttatacacctctgataatatagttttgtattttatttaccttttctgtcaagagatccttctataaactacatactgcacctttaagatgaaATATTGCCAACATTAGCTTTGTATGTTATGAGTATGTCCTAAATATAGTTTCTTGCTATTATCTGATATTATTGTTGTTTTATACTGTAGCTAATGTGTGCGGACGCTCCGCTGGACCCCAGGATCGTGCATTTGTGAGGGCCACTGCACTGCTCCATTCCCATTTTTCAGAAACAGACACTCTACAAGAGGCCATTGTCAGGTTAAAGAGTTTTCATTTAAAGTGTACATTGTCGATTTTATACACGTCACATTTTCTGTTTGATGCATTCTTTAATGCCTctgcatttttaaattaaatttgatGATCAGTTAGTTCAAGGCACCTTAAACACTGTGGTGATTATTATGTGTGTACATTGAATTACAGGAGTGCTAGTTCGGCAGTGTATGGGACTCGAAGCGCTGCCCAGGAAACGTATTTTCTCCAGCAAGGAACACCAGTCAGAAACTCCGGAAGTCCTGATGCCCAGGACAGCGCTTTCTCTCTACCCAAAAAAGCTCGCCAACGACTGCTTAAACATGGAGTTAACCTGCTTTAACTGAAGTCCGCATACTGATCTTAACACTGTATTTATGTATCTCATATTGCTCAGAATGTGATTAAAGGAATACTGCACCCAAACTGATTTTTTACTTACCAATGTCATTCCAAGGCAGTATGATTTTCTTTTGTGGAACacagctgtgtcccaattcgaaggatgAGACGTACATGCTATATGATTTATGCTTAGGACGCATTATAACAACGAATAAAAGCTGTGCCAATTCGAAATGAATCCAAAATTCGTCTTTTAAACTGCTAAGGAGAGAACAAATGGATCCTTTACAGCTGAGGCTATCTCAAGATTAATTGCCCGCCTGTAACGGctgataaataatgtatttagcagaaaaaagtttcttgtcactattttattattataagttatgtttggtattaatattattctgtgtaTGTTGCGTTTGGTTAGTTTAAtttacatcaacgtgtcatattttctcaaaattaatatttttttggtattttaatcggtcagaaacgtctccgctgtgtcccgctgacaggcgcggtgtgCGCGTGCAGCATGTGACGCACATTATGGATCCTCTGAAGGCTAGACCTTCTGTGGACTTCGGAGGCTGCGACCTTTAAAGACCGAGTGCTCGCCTTCTGAGGTCACGTCCTTAGAATGTCACAGCTTTCGAATTGGGACAGctaataaatgtttctttttctcttttttttaaataaatgacttGGTTCTTTATCGTATGATAAAATGAATGTAGGGTGACTAAAGCACGAGGACGTTCATTATATTTCAAATCATCTA contains:
- the hps4 gene encoding BLOC-3 complex member HPS4 isoform X1, which gives rise to MAETNAVNDSRRCLFFFLYDSSKVQEEGDQTKDGIYYFYPEDTPADQQDLLCGQLAGVCRCVSELSTSPVRLLRLRKSKYAVRMKDKFIWALSCVGNIPDVSVCDFLDQLINLFCFYNGPVRQSYQLYSKVELASRWAKYLCHLQGGSTELHNIFSCLKTVDSLNIDPLLLLKAALILQACQRCPLVLAGCILYRGRVVSTQMPPDLTVKVMVYETETYSQDHRVTANGLSSSVATPNSVTVTAHVFLTTTELHMLRCSPVDRACRYIQKKSHCTQPPCQSRKSRLLSRTLSDIRTVDTDSPNLEPTQCPSISDQTTSSSPRSSLSDEMCFSPSPSVLNTPLHSSLMNQSEYFTPELHDQYTPNGTNLSKEQCLIESLNTNDKRDIDENLETGSLHSWTKMKSEVVHLDQDLGENDKALKNGYQLQSNCLENHSDVSYHDNQIDRTEGQRLDAHNHVTNRNDDTDTEKEAREKSEQVEKSKQRHMENDSPSHETLADPSLVRTILYQHRVRGLVLALLVETEFNTDATAREEVYNSSLASLNGLEAHLRNTSPWTPSKPEPYTFAHYDCIQNTLTTNVCGRSAGPQDRAFVRATALLHSHFSETDTLQEAIVRSASSAVYGTRSAAQETYFLQQGTPVRNSGSPDAQDSAFSLPKKARQRLLKHGVNLL
- the hps4 gene encoding BLOC-3 complex member HPS4 isoform X2 codes for the protein MAETNAVNDSRRCLFFFLYDSSKVQEEGDQTKDGIYYFYPEDTPADQQDLLCGQLAGVCRCVSELSTSPVRLLRLRKSKYAVRMKDKFIWALSCVGNIPDVSVCDFLDQLINLFCFYNGPVRQSYQLYSKVELASRWAKYLCHLQGGSTELHNIFSCLKTVDSLNIDPLLLLKAALILQACQRCPLVLAGCILYRGRVVSTQMPPDLTVKVMVYETETYSQDHRVTANGLSSSVATPNSVTVTAHVFLTTTELHMLRCSPVDRACRSHCTQPPCQSRKSRLLSRTLSDIRTVDTDSPNLEPTQCPSISDQTTSSSPRSSLSDEMCFSPSPSVLNTPLHSSLMNQSEYFTPELHDQYTPNGTNLSKEQCLIESLNTNDKRDIDENLETGSLHSWTKMKSEVVHLDQDLGENDKALKNGYQLQSNCLENHSDVSYHDNQIDRTEGQRLDAHNHVTNRNDDTDTEKEAREKSEQVEKSKQRHMENDSPSHETLADPSLVRTILYQHRVRGLVLALLVETEFNTDATAREEVYNSSLASLNGLEAHLRNTSPWTPSKPEPYTFAHYDCIQNTLTTNVCGRSAGPQDRAFVRATALLHSHFSETDTLQEAIVRSASSAVYGTRSAAQETYFLQQGTPVRNSGSPDAQDSAFSLPKKARQRLLKHGVNLL